A window of the Arenibacter algicola genome harbors these coding sequences:
- a CDS encoding alpha/beta fold hydrolase, whose amino-acid sequence MEAIIKNEVLRNADYYREKIINELPVKEHKIQVGDIHTTYLDGGEGTPFVLLHGPGESSIWWMRVIPHLVKKYNVIIPDLPGHGSSGSAKEKLTKEIVLDWLDGFLIKTCSRAPVLVGHVVGGAIAANYAIQPSKKVEQLVLVDSLGLSSFRPTPRFAYQFLRFMINPSEKSYLRFLPECIYDVNGLIKSIGIYWPYFLAYNIACAQHPTKKVAAKGIMSAMSGKIPESELAKIDKPVTLIWGRHDKANNLKVALKASKKYGWPLRIIEDTRDDPKLEKPVEFVQVVESMMAQTT is encoded by the coding sequence ATGGAAGCAATAATCAAAAATGAGGTGCTTAGAAATGCCGATTACTATCGAGAAAAAATCATCAACGAATTGCCCGTAAAGGAACATAAAATTCAGGTGGGAGATATCCATACTACCTATCTTGATGGGGGCGAGGGTACTCCTTTCGTTCTGTTGCATGGTCCTGGCGAATCTTCTATTTGGTGGATGCGGGTGATTCCACACCTGGTCAAAAAATATAATGTAATAATTCCTGATCTTCCTGGCCATGGTTCTTCCGGGTCGGCTAAGGAAAAACTTACTAAGGAAATCGTGCTGGACTGGCTTGACGGTTTTCTCATTAAAACCTGTAGCAGGGCCCCGGTCCTTGTCGGGCATGTGGTCGGAGGAGCCATAGCAGCCAATTATGCTATTCAACCAAGTAAAAAGGTGGAGCAATTAGTATTAGTGGACTCGCTTGGGCTTTCGTCTTTTCGCCCCACTCCCCGATTCGCTTACCAATTTCTAAGGTTCATGATTAACCCTTCTGAGAAAAGCTACTTACGTTTTTTGCCAGAATGTATCTACGACGTGAATGGATTAATCAAGAGCATAGGCATTTACTGGCCCTATTTCCTCGCTTACAATATAGCCTGTGCCCAACATCCTACAAAGAAGGTAGCTGCTAAAGGGATAATGAGTGCCATGAGTGGAAAAATTCCCGAAAGTGAACTGGCGAAAATTGATAAGCCGGTTACACTCATATGGGGAAGGCATGATAAAGCCAATAATCTTAAGGTTGCCCTTAAAGCAAGTAAAAAATATGGATGGCCTCTAAGGATTATCGAGGATACCCGGGATGACCCTAAACTTGAAAAGCCGGTAGAGTTTGTGCAGGTAGTTGAATCAATGATGGCTCAAACTACCTAG
- a CDS encoding (2Fe-2S)-binding protein, with the protein MANFNLKINGKTQVVDIDPTTPMLWVLRDHLKLVGTKYGCGIAQCGACTVHLGDNAVRSCQLPVSAVGEQEITTIEGLSENGDHPVQNAWMEIDVPQCGYCQAGQIMSASALLKRNPNPSDEEIESAMNGNICRCGTYTRIKKAIKTAANTEGV; encoded by the coding sequence ATGGCAAACTTCAATCTAAAAATCAATGGAAAAACCCAAGTAGTAGATATAGATCCCACTACTCCTATGCTTTGGGTTTTACGTGATCATCTAAAATTAGTAGGCACAAAATACGGCTGCGGTATTGCCCAATGTGGTGCCTGTACGGTACATTTGGGTGACAATGCGGTTCGCTCCTGTCAACTTCCGGTTTCAGCGGTTGGTGAACAAGAAATCACAACCATTGAAGGTTTGTCTGAAAACGGCGATCATCCAGTTCAAAATGCTTGGATGGAAATTGATGTACCTCAATGTGGTTATTGCCAAGCAGGACAGATAATGTCAGCCTCCGCCTTATTGAAAAGAAATCCTAATCCTTCTGATGAAGAAATTGAATCTGCCATGAACGGTAATATCTGTCGCTGCGGAACGTATACAAGAATTAAAAAGGCAATTAAAACAGCCGCAAATACCGAAGGCGTTTAA
- a CDS encoding helix-turn-helix transcriptional regulator, with amino-acid sequence MQRLEKWTETYERLIKTGKEHELAPQELETYALAAFLTGKEDESFQILEQAHQAYLVQRQTEKAVRCAFWLGLMLLNTGARARGGGWIARGERLLGDEKRPDCAEKGLFLIPTALGALSAGHTTKALNLFKQAETIGKQFGDADLIALGRLGHGQAIIQNGEVAQGLKLLDETMITVETEALFPVACGIIYCAAIETCRKVWDLGRAQEWTSALTRWCNAQPDIVPFRGQCLVRRAEIIQFHGDWQKALEETRDACELLSRPPGEPAAGEAFYRQAELLRLLGDFEKAEDCYRETAKWGRNPQPGLALLRLVQGQEDSAETSIRNTLQETKDIIRRVELLPAVVRIMISVNQTEEALSATKELCSIAKEFDAPYLYAMSSYCQGSVFFAKGNPQLALEHLQKALKFWKNLHVPYQSAYASELKGLVYRELNDQDNSEVELTAAKWVFEQLKAGPDLERINRLFHTQRHYETHGLTLRELQVMQRVASGKTNKSIAGELFISERTVDRHVSNIFNKLGVSSRVEATTCAIRNNLLDSGGQ; translated from the coding sequence ATGCAAAGATTGGAAAAATGGACCGAGACTTATGAAAGGCTTATCAAAACCGGTAAGGAACATGAGCTTGCCCCCCAGGAATTGGAAACTTATGCCTTGGCCGCTTTCCTGACCGGGAAGGAGGACGAAAGTTTTCAGATTCTGGAACAAGCCCATCAAGCCTATTTGGTTCAGCGACAGACCGAAAAGGCCGTACGCTGCGCTTTTTGGTTGGGGCTGATGCTACTGAATACTGGGGCAAGGGCAAGGGGTGGTGGATGGATCGCCAGAGGGGAAAGGCTGCTTGGTGATGAAAAAAGACCAGATTGTGCAGAGAAAGGATTGTTTCTCATTCCTACGGCATTGGGAGCGCTCTCTGCAGGTCATACCACCAAGGCACTGAATCTTTTTAAGCAGGCCGAAACCATCGGGAAACAATTTGGCGACGCTGATTTAATCGCACTTGGACGGCTAGGGCACGGACAGGCAATAATTCAGAATGGGGAGGTGGCCCAAGGCTTAAAACTCCTCGATGAAACGATGATTACTGTAGAGACCGAGGCGCTCTTTCCCGTAGCCTGTGGAATCATCTACTGTGCCGCAATAGAGACCTGTCGTAAGGTTTGGGATTTAGGAAGGGCACAGGAGTGGACATCAGCTTTGACTCGGTGGTGTAATGCACAGCCAGACATCGTACCCTTCAGAGGGCAGTGCTTGGTGCGTCGTGCCGAAATCATCCAATTTCATGGTGATTGGCAAAAAGCTCTTGAGGAAACCAGGGATGCATGTGAGCTATTGTCACGACCGCCTGGTGAACCGGCAGCGGGAGAAGCCTTTTACCGCCAAGCCGAGCTACTCCGCTTACTGGGAGATTTTGAAAAGGCGGAAGACTGTTATCGTGAAACTGCTAAATGGGGCAGAAATCCACAACCTGGACTTGCATTACTCCGTCTGGTTCAGGGACAGGAAGACTCGGCGGAAACTTCTATAAGAAATACCTTGCAAGAGACAAAAGATATAATAAGACGTGTGGAACTACTTCCTGCGGTCGTGCGTATCATGATATCTGTAAATCAAACCGAAGAAGCCCTTAGTGCCACCAAAGAATTATGTAGTATTGCCAAGGAATTTGATGCACCCTATCTCTATGCAATGTCTTCTTACTGTCAGGGATCTGTATTTTTTGCTAAAGGAAACCCTCAACTTGCCCTAGAGCACCTGCAAAAAGCATTGAAATTTTGGAAAAACCTACATGTACCTTATCAATCAGCTTATGCCAGCGAACTGAAAGGGCTTGTTTACCGAGAATTGAATGATCAAGACAATTCAGAGGTTGAGTTGACAGCTGCCAAATGGGTTTTTGAACAACTTAAGGCTGGGCCAGATCTGGAACGGATCAATCGACTCTTCCACACGCAACGGCATTACGAAACACATGGCCTGACCCTACGCGAACTGCAGGTAATGCAACGGGTAGCGTCGGGAAAGACCAATAAATCAATTGCCGGGGAATTGTTTATCAGCGAGCGTACGGTAGACCGCCATGTAAGTAATATCTTCAATAAGCTCGGGGTGTCCTCACGGGTAGAGGCGACCACCTGCGCCATCAGGAATAACCTACTGGACAGCGGAGGCCAATAA
- a CDS encoding putative quinol monooxygenase, translating into MGYQKVILSFVTTMIFSFSGLAQVSDDATINENMMVRIAALEIYPEYLEEYKDILKEESEASVRLEPGVMCIYPVYQKEHPNQIRLLEIYADTNAYQSHLKTPHFLKYKTSTLKMVKHLELIDMESMDPESMPSIFTKLE; encoded by the coding sequence ATGGGATACCAAAAAGTAATTTTATCCTTTGTGACAACAATGATCTTCTCGTTTTCCGGGCTAGCACAGGTAAGTGATGATGCAACAATAAATGAAAACATGATGGTCAGGATTGCAGCCCTAGAAATATATCCTGAATATCTAGAGGAATATAAGGACATTTTAAAGGAAGAGTCTGAAGCCTCTGTACGTTTGGAACCGGGTGTAATGTGCATTTATCCCGTGTACCAGAAAGAGCATCCCAACCAAATTCGTTTACTGGAGATCTATGCAGATACCAATGCGTACCAATCGCATTTAAAAACCCCGCATTTTCTAAAGTATAAAACCTCCACCCTAAAAATGGTGAAGCACTTGGAACTGATCGATATGGAATCGATGGACCCAGAATCCATGCCATCTATCTTTACCAAATTAGAATAA
- a CDS encoding xanthine dehydrogenase family protein molybdopterin-binding subunit, translated as MSTVKTKIGRRSFIKSSALASGGMMLGFSWLASCKMSPEEVNELPKEWFKINGYLKIADNGQVTILSPNPEGGQNVKTSMPMIVADELGVDWKDVIVEQAPLNTDAFTFQYLGGSQSIRRGWEGLRMAGASARAMLIAAAAETWQVSQEDITTEGGFLYHKKSGASTGYGELASAAAKLEVPEEVQLKDIGDFKIIGTSQKNVDGQKIVTGKPLFGIDTHREGMLIAMIVHPPAFGLKLKSIDDTEARNMPGIKDIFTINVFNDGYEKAFFDTRTFNEVAVIVGDSTWEVMNAKKALKLECEPIESSTDSRDRFGRKWQEHTPAGLENTSVHYAQMDAIPSKRVEVRRRDGDPDTAFKRAAKIIEATYTAPFLAHNCMEPMNFFADVTAEKAELIGPLQKPELTEQTLSARLGMPLENIDIQMTRLGGGYGRRSYAHWLVEAALISQKMNAPLKLVYSREDDMTDGIYRPAYQAKFRAGLDADNKLIVFHVNTGGIPQSPLHQDRFPAGAVDNYLAEDWTIDTNLTVGSFRAPSSNFMACAEQSFLDEVAEAAGKDPIDFRLELLDRAITNPLEGKTNDYDPLRYAGVLKLVKEKSNWGNIDSGLSKGVAAYFCHNSYAAQVLEMRWENNQPIIEKVTCAVDCGIVVNPDAAINLAEGGIVDGIGTALYGELTFVEGVPQKNNFDTYRMIRMGEAPKKIYVHFVKSDVSPTGLGEPTYPPIFAALANALYQATGKRHNHQPFLTKENVIG; from the coding sequence ATGTCTACTGTAAAAACTAAAATAGGGAGAAGGTCCTTTATCAAAAGTTCGGCACTGGCCAGTGGTGGCATGATGCTCGGTTTTAGCTGGTTGGCTTCTTGTAAAATGTCCCCAGAAGAGGTGAACGAATTACCGAAGGAATGGTTCAAGATCAATGGTTATTTAAAGATTGCCGATAATGGACAAGTGACTATTTTATCTCCAAATCCGGAGGGCGGTCAGAATGTAAAAACGTCTATGCCGATGATCGTGGCCGATGAACTGGGCGTTGATTGGAAAGATGTTATTGTAGAACAAGCACCTTTAAATACGGATGCTTTTACCTTTCAGTATCTTGGAGGTAGCCAATCCATTCGAAGAGGATGGGAAGGTCTTCGAATGGCAGGTGCTTCCGCGAGGGCAATGCTCATCGCAGCTGCTGCAGAAACTTGGCAAGTTTCCCAGGAAGATATTACCACTGAGGGCGGATTTTTATATCATAAGAAAAGTGGTGCCTCCACAGGTTATGGGGAATTGGCCTCTGCTGCAGCAAAACTAGAAGTACCCGAAGAAGTACAATTAAAGGATATTGGGGATTTTAAGATTATAGGAACTTCTCAAAAAAATGTGGACGGACAAAAAATTGTGACCGGAAAACCGTTGTTCGGAATCGATACCCATCGCGAGGGCATGCTCATAGCCATGATCGTACATCCTCCTGCCTTTGGATTAAAGTTAAAGTCCATAGATGATACCGAGGCAAGAAATATGCCCGGAATCAAGGATATTTTCACCATCAACGTTTTTAACGACGGATATGAAAAGGCTTTCTTTGATACGCGGACCTTTAATGAAGTGGCGGTTATTGTCGGTGATTCCACCTGGGAGGTCATGAATGCCAAGAAAGCCTTAAAATTGGAATGCGAACCCATTGAAAGTTCCACAGATTCCCGGGACCGATTTGGCCGAAAATGGCAAGAGCATACCCCGGCCGGATTAGAAAATACAAGCGTACATTATGCTCAAATGGATGCCATACCCTCAAAAAGAGTAGAAGTAAGACGCCGAGACGGTGACCCTGATACTGCCTTTAAAAGAGCTGCAAAAATTATAGAGGCCACGTATACTGCACCATTTTTGGCACATAATTGCATGGAACCCATGAATTTCTTCGCCGATGTGACTGCGGAAAAGGCGGAACTTATCGGACCCTTGCAAAAACCAGAATTGACGGAGCAAACCCTTTCGGCACGTTTAGGAATGCCGCTCGAAAATATCGATATTCAAATGACCCGGTTGGGTGGTGGCTATGGTCGAAGATCTTATGCCCATTGGCTAGTGGAGGCAGCATTGATATCGCAAAAGATGAACGCCCCGTTAAAATTGGTCTACTCCCGGGAAGACGATATGACCGATGGTATCTACAGACCGGCCTATCAGGCAAAATTTCGAGCGGGTCTGGATGCGGATAACAAATTGATCGTATTCCACGTGAATACCGGGGGTATCCCACAAAGTCCATTACACCAGGACCGCTTTCCTGCAGGTGCCGTTGACAATTATCTGGCGGAGGATTGGACCATCGATACCAATCTTACCGTTGGTTCCTTTAGGGCACCCAGTTCCAACTTTATGGCCTGTGCGGAACAGTCCTTTTTGGATGAAGTTGCGGAGGCAGCCGGGAAAGACCCCATTGATTTCCGATTGGAATTGTTGGACCGTGCCATCACCAATCCCCTAGAAGGAAAAACCAATGATTATGACCCTTTACGATATGCCGGCGTTTTAAAATTGGTCAAGGAAAAATCAAATTGGGGCAATATAGACAGTGGCTTGTCGAAAGGAGTGGCTGCCTATTTTTGTCATAATTCCTATGCCGCTCAAGTGTTGGAAATGCGCTGGGAGAATAATCAACCTATTATCGAAAAGGTAACCTGTGCTGTCGATTGTGGTATCGTCGTAAATCCTGATGCAGCTATTAATTTGGCCGAAGGAGGAATCGTAGATGGTATTGGTACCGCACTCTATGGGGAACTGACTTTTGTGGAAGGGGTACCGCAAAAGAACAACTTCGACACCTACCGAATGATACGTATGGGCGAAGCACCAAAAAAAATCTATGTGCATTTTGTAAAAAGTGACGTAAGCCCTACCGGCCTCGGAGAACCCACCTATCCGCCAATTTTTGCAGCGTTGGCCAATGCACTATATCAAGCTACTGGAAAACGCCATAATCATCAACCCTTTCTTACCAAGGAAAATGTAATCGGATAA
- a CDS encoding AraC family transcriptional regulator — protein sequence MQNILEINTVADYLKLRNSRVLHPLVGIVDFNYVDESGYTKPEYDGFHFKCFAIFLKDAEGCKLKYGGKDYDYDEGTLVFMAPGQNVEFGDYDPDYKPKGYAMIIHPDLLLGTDLARKMNQYSFFSYASHEALHLSAKERKILLSLIDKIQYELEQNLDKHSKKLIVANIELFLDYCLRFYDRQFLTREVAHQSSLENFETLLNEYFNSEKPRKHGLPSVSYFAEHLHLSAN from the coding sequence ATGCAGAACATTTTAGAAATCAATACAGTTGCCGATTATTTGAAATTGCGCAATTCTAGGGTATTGCATCCTTTGGTCGGTATTGTCGATTTTAACTATGTGGATGAATCCGGCTATACAAAACCCGAATATGATGGTTTTCATTTTAAATGCTTTGCAATTTTTTTAAAGGATGCCGAGGGCTGCAAATTGAAATATGGCGGTAAAGACTATGATTATGATGAAGGCACCCTTGTTTTTATGGCCCCAGGCCAAAATGTGGAATTTGGCGACTACGACCCCGATTATAAGCCCAAGGGCTATGCTATGATTATTCATCCTGATTTATTGTTAGGTACGGATTTGGCCAGAAAAATGAATCAGTATAGTTTTTTCTCGTATGCCAGCCATGAGGCGTTACATTTGTCCGCCAAAGAGCGCAAGATCCTTTTAAGCTTGATCGATAAAATTCAATATGAACTGGAGCAAAATCTGGACAAACACAGCAAGAAATTGATTGTTGCCAACATAGAACTGTTTTTAGATTACTGCCTGCGATTTTATGATCGGCAGTTTTTGACTCGCGAAGTAGCTCACCAAAGTTCTTTGGAAAATTTTGAAACTCTTTTGAACGAATATTTCAATTCTGAAAAACCCCGAAAACATGGACTGCCCTCCGTAAGTTATTTTGCCGAACATTTGCATTTAAGTGCAAACTAA
- a CDS encoding cupin domain-containing protein — protein sequence MKNLITTLLIIIPLGTFAQQDDYAISSYQDEGFKAPNTHYIGEAWLNGVLEVEGDLNFHITKANFKANSTLDWHKHASAQVLIYVEGEGYYQERGKEPIIVKEGDVLKCEKDIEHWHSSTKENDVTYLAIYGGENPTTWTEVLTQEYYDDVAEKLSK from the coding sequence ATGAAAAATCTAATTACGACATTACTTATTATTATCCCCCTAGGTACTTTTGCCCAACAAGATGATTATGCTATCTCGTCTTATCAAGACGAGGGCTTTAAGGCTCCAAATACACATTATATTGGTGAGGCCTGGTTAAATGGAGTACTAGAAGTAGAGGGAGACTTAAACTTTCACATAACCAAAGCCAACTTTAAGGCAAATTCTACGCTGGACTGGCACAAGCACGCCTCCGCTCAAGTTTTGATTTATGTTGAGGGCGAAGGCTACTATCAGGAAAGAGGAAAAGAGCCAATCATTGTTAAAGAAGGTGATGTCCTTAAATGTGAAAAAGATATAGAGCATTGGCATTCTTCCACCAAAGAAAATGATGTTACTTATTTAGCTATATATGGAGGAGAAAATCCGACCACTTGGACCGAGGTCCTTACTCAAGAATATTATGATGATGTCGCTGAAAAACTCAGTAAATAA
- a CDS encoding amidohydrolase family protein — protein sequence MKNLMTILSIVSMGWFTHSQNYTGHQERPPLIDMHMHTGLPEEVPPGIPAFCRPEPCQGSGHATVDPGELLEKTLEVMNRYNIVKAFLSGVDLAAVQNWDKAAPGRFIASPFILSPGTSDLESLKQAYASGRFGGMGEIGTQLMGIHPNDPALAPYFKLAESLDLPVLIHTLGIGPYTPHFSSAAGSPLLLEEVLVRHPKLRLFVENAGYPYRDEIIAMMYQYPQLYADISTITWVIPRTAFYDYLKALVRAGLGKRLMFGSDQMVWPEKIEAAIEAIEKAPFLTQEQKRDIFYNNASRFLRLKDAEDR from the coding sequence ATGAAAAATTTAATGACAATTTTATCTATCGTTTCAATGGGCTGGTTCACCCATTCACAAAATTATACGGGCCATCAGGAACGGCCTCCTCTCATTGACATGCATATGCACACCGGACTTCCTGAGGAGGTACCTCCCGGGATTCCGGCCTTCTGTCGTCCGGAACCCTGTCAAGGCAGTGGCCATGCAACCGTTGATCCCGGCGAGTTGCTGGAGAAAACTTTGGAAGTTATGAACCGCTATAATATTGTCAAAGCTTTTCTTAGCGGAGTCGATTTGGCAGCCGTGCAGAATTGGGACAAGGCAGCTCCGGGCCGATTTATTGCATCCCCATTTATTCTGAGTCCTGGAACCTCTGACCTAGAGAGCCTCAAACAGGCCTACGCTTCCGGGCGTTTCGGCGGCATGGGTGAAATCGGAACGCAACTCATGGGCATACATCCGAACGACCCGGCCTTGGCACCCTACTTTAAGCTGGCGGAATCGCTCGACCTGCCCGTGCTAATCCACACCCTAGGAATCGGGCCATATACTCCCCACTTTAGTTCTGCTGCGGGCAGCCCCCTGCTGCTAGAGGAGGTGCTGGTCCGCCATCCAAAACTCCGCCTTTTTGTTGAAAATGCCGGCTATCCCTATCGTGATGAAATTATTGCGATGATGTACCAGTATCCACAGCTTTACGCGGATATATCTACGATAACATGGGTAATTCCCCGCACCGCCTTTTATGACTATCTAAAAGCGCTAGTACGGGCCGGCCTAGGAAAGCGATTGATGTTTGGTTCCGACCAAATGGTATGGCCAGAAAAGATCGAGGCAGCCATCGAGGCCATTGAAAAAGCACCCTTTTTAACCCAGGAGCAAAAGCGCGATATCTTTTATAACAATGCCTCACGATTTCTTCGTCTCAAAGATGCTGAAGATAGATAA
- a CDS encoding flavodoxin, with product MVYLSRTNNTKAVAEMIQQEVGGDLIPVELQNPYTADYNAIVKQVSEENESGFLPPLKIKLELAKYNTIFLGFPTWGMQLPPPVKSFLNDNNLTGKTVIPFNSHGGYGLGSSLRTIGKLCPNSTILEVFSIKGGIERDGVYLYIKEDRVVEVKSEVKNWLQKIGMLR from the coding sequence ATAGTCTATTTATCACGAACCAACAACACCAAAGCGGTTGCCGAAATGATACAGCAAGAGGTAGGCGGGGATTTGATTCCTGTAGAACTTCAAAACCCCTATACTGCAGATTATAACGCTATTGTAAAACAAGTTTCTGAAGAAAACGAAAGTGGTTTTCTACCTCCTTTGAAAATTAAGTTAGAGCTAGCTAAATATAACACTATATTTTTGGGTTTTCCTACATGGGGGATGCAGTTGCCACCCCCTGTAAAAAGTTTTTTAAATGATAACAATTTAACGGGTAAGACCGTCATTCCTTTTAATTCTCACGGAGGATACGGGTTGGGAAGCAGCTTACGAACAATAGGGAAATTGTGCCCTAACAGCACCATATTGGAAGTATTCTCCATTAAGGGAGGAATAGAACGCGATGGCGTTTATTTGTACATTAAGGAGGATAGGGTGGTAGAAGTAAAATCTGAAGTGAAAAATTGGCTTCAAAAGATTGGTATGCTACGGTAG
- a CDS encoding xanthine dehydrogenase family protein molybdopterin-binding subunit: MTKINTHIGRRAFIRNTSLASGGLVLGFSFLNSCKPEQAKETAGMEMPKEWFEMNSYLKIGDNGIVTIYTPNPEFGQNIRTSMPMLVAEELDVDWKNVLVEQAPYHSEKYGFQFTGGSRGISARWQPLRMAGATARHMLKEAAAQTWQVPVEEIIAEAGVLQHAATKKSAGYGEMASVAATLDVPEEVQLKEVKDFKLISSSQKNVDAKRIVTGAPLFGMDLQKEGMLIAMIVHPPAFGMTLKSVDGETAKAMPGIQDVVTIKSFKDGFEKGGFDTNAFPELVAIVGNSTWEVMQAKKKLNVEWQPTSAFSETIAGFRGKETRNVPAGLESTTAHKAQMEILAAKPGKIVRKDGSPEDAFKNAAKIVERSYSAPFLAHNSMEPLNAFAHVEGDKVKIAAPIQIPAFIIPTIASSLGISQENIEMEMPRMGGGFGRKAYAHFVVEAALISQKVNAPIKLVYSREDDMTNGIYRPAYQATYRAALDENNKLTALHVKAGGVPESPLFANRFPAGAIDNYMAEEWTIDSNITIGAFRAPRSNFMAGAEQAFLDEVAEAMDKDPIQFRLDLLKRAKENPVGEANEYDADRYAGVLELVREKSDWKENDTTLHRGVSAYFCHNSYAAHVLDLRMENGKPVVEKVCCAIDCGVVVNPDAATNMAEGAITDGVGNALFGELTFEDGVPQKNNFHQYQMIRMKEAPNEIDVHFVQNEIDPTGMGEPPFPPVFGAMANALYKATGTRYYKQPFITDKPPLVG, from the coding sequence ATGACAAAGATAAACACACACATTGGACGTAGGGCTTTTATTAGGAATACCAGTTTGGCAAGTGGGGGATTGGTACTTGGATTTAGTTTTTTAAATTCCTGTAAGCCAGAACAGGCCAAGGAAACGGCCGGTATGGAAATGCCCAAAGAATGGTTCGAGATGAACTCTTATCTTAAAATTGGTGATAATGGTATCGTAACCATCTATACGCCCAATCCGGAATTTGGTCAGAATATAAGGACATCCATGCCAATGTTGGTGGCAGAAGAGTTAGATGTGGACTGGAAAAACGTACTAGTTGAACAGGCACCATACCATTCAGAAAAGTATGGATTTCAATTCACGGGGGGCAGTAGGGGAATAAGTGCTAGATGGCAACCCCTTAGAATGGCAGGTGCAACCGCTAGGCATATGTTAAAAGAAGCGGCTGCACAAACATGGCAGGTTCCCGTAGAAGAAATTATTGCGGAGGCTGGGGTATTGCAACATGCCGCCACGAAAAAATCGGCCGGTTATGGGGAAATGGCTTCGGTTGCAGCGACACTAGATGTGCCAGAAGAAGTGCAATTGAAAGAAGTAAAAGATTTTAAACTGATAAGTAGCTCACAAAAAAATGTAGATGCGAAAAGAATTGTTACCGGTGCGCCTTTGTTTGGAATGGATCTTCAAAAGGAAGGAATGTTAATCGCCATGATCGTACATCCGCCTGCTTTTGGCATGACTTTAAAATCGGTTGATGGTGAAACGGCCAAAGCCATGCCGGGCATACAGGATGTAGTTACCATTAAAAGCTTTAAAGACGGGTTTGAAAAAGGCGGGTTCGATACGAACGCTTTTCCCGAATTGGTGGCAATTGTGGGTAACTCTACATGGGAGGTCATGCAGGCGAAGAAAAAGTTAAATGTGGAATGGCAACCCACTTCTGCCTTTTCAGAAACAATCGCCGGATTTAGAGGTAAAGAAACGAGAAATGTACCTGCTGGACTGGAATCCACAACCGCTCATAAAGCACAAATGGAAATACTGGCGGCCAAGCCAGGAAAGATTGTTCGCAAAGATGGTAGCCCAGAGGATGCCTTTAAAAATGCAGCAAAAATAGTGGAAAGAAGCTATTCGGCCCCTTTTCTTGCCCACAATAGTATGGAGCCTTTAAATGCTTTCGCGCATGTGGAAGGTGATAAAGTGAAAATAGCGGCCCCAATTCAGATTCCGGCCTTTATTATTCCTACCATAGCCAGCAGTTTGGGAATATCACAAGAAAATATTGAAATGGAAATGCCTAGGATGGGTGGCGGTTTTGGGCGTAAGGCCTATGCCCACTTTGTGGTCGAAGCGGCCCTGATTTCCCAAAAAGTAAATGCTCCGATCAAGTTGGTGTACAGCCGTGAAGACGATATGACAAACGGTATTTATCGACCTGCATATCAGGCTACCTATCGCGCCGCTTTGGATGAAAACAATAAATTGACGGCATTACATGTTAAGGCGGGCGGTGTCCCAGAGAGCCCATTGTTCGCAAATCGTTTTCCTGCCGGAGCCATTGATAATTATATGGCCGAAGAATGGACCATTGATTCTAACATTACCATAGGTGCCTTTAGAGCTCCAAGATCTAATTTTATGGCCGGTGCAGAACAGGCATTTTTGGATGAAGTGGCGGAAGCCATGGACAAAGACCCTATTCAATTTAGATTGGACCTATTAAAAAGGGCTAAAGAAAATCCGGTCGGTGAGGCTAATGAATATGATGCCGATCGCTACGCTGGAGTTTTGGAATTGGTTCGGGAAAAATCGGATTGGAAAGAAAATGATACAACACTGCATCGAGGGGTGTCTGCCTATTTTTGCCATAATTCCTATGCGGCCCATGTACTGGATCTACGAATGGAGAACGGAAAACCTGTTGTCGAAAAAGTATGTTGCGCGATTGATTGCGGGGTAGTAGTAAATCCTGATGCGGCCACGAACATGGCGGAAGGTGCCATAACCGATGGTGTGGGAAATGCCCTTTTTGGCGAATTGACCTTTGAGGACGGGGTGCCCCAGAAAAATAATTTCCACCAATATCAAATGATCCGTATGAAAGAAGCACCAAATGAAATCGATGTGCATTTTGTGCAGAATGAAATTGACCCAACAGGTATGGGGGAGCCTCCGTTTCCTCCTGTATTTGGAGCTATGGCCAATGCATTGTATAAAGCAACGGGTACAAGGTACTATAAACAACCATTCATAACTGACAAACCCCCTCTGGTTGGATAA